The DNA sequence TGATGCGAAGCCCGCCCTCGCCCCAGGCGTTCAGATTGCCGATGGATTCGAGTTCGCCCGGCGTCAACGAACGTTTGATGGCGACTTCCTGCATCATCTTGCCGCCGCTGGCGCGCCGCGTGATGCGGTCGATCAGGTCGTTCTCGTCAAGACCCAACCGCACAGCGAGGCTTTGCGCGGCTTCGTGCGGCCGTTCGAGAAATGGCGGATACGCGAACAGCGATGGCGCCTGGCGCTCGCGCGCGAAAATGCGGCCCTCGCGATCGTAGATGCGGCCGCGTTGCAGGGGAATTGGCGCTTCACCGACGTGAAACCCTTCGGCATCTAGGAAGCGATGATCGGGAAAAAGCTGAAGCCGAACCAGATGGAGCGCAACGATCAGCAGTCCCGCGAGCATACCCCATAAAACAAGGCGAATCCGCCAACGCTGAGATTGCGTGAGCGGCAGTTCGGCGTGTCGCGGCCCGTCGCCGTTTCGGTCACGGTGAGCCATGGGCGGATTCCGCGTTGGCTATCGTTATGGGTTCAATGGACAGAAAAGGGGAAGGCGCGCGCTCCGTAGTCGAGGGCGCGTACAACACTTCAACCTGTCCCGGCTCGATGGGTACCAGGCCCAAATCCGGGGCGCGTTCGCTCACGCGCTTCAAGGCAGTGAGTTCGTCCACACGCTCCTGCAATCGGTCGATGTGGGCATTGACGTCCTTAATCTCGCGCCGCAACTGCGACGCGTCGTATCCGCGTTCGTAGATGCGCACCTGCAGCCACGTCTCGAATAGAAAGACCCCAAACGGCAGCGCGACGACGGGCAGCCATTTTACCAGGCCCCAGAACACGGCCACGCGTCGTCCGGCGAAGCGGCGCGTCATGCTGCGGCATCCTCGCGGATGCGTTCGGCCGCGCGCAGCTTCGCACTGTGCGCGCGCGGATTCGCGATCAACTCTTCGTCGTCCGCGGTAATGGGCTTCGGCGTGAGTACGCGCAAGCGCGGGGGGGTCACCGTGTCCGTGCGTCCGTCCGCGCGAAACGTGCGCGACGCGTGCGACGCGTCACGGAAAACGCTTTTTACGATTCGGTCTTCTCCGGAATGGAACGAGATTACGACGATTCGTCCTTCCGGTGCGAGCGCGTCGACGCCCGCGCGGATTCCGGCTTCGAGGTGCGCGTATTCGTCGTTTACGGCAATGCGTATGGCCTGAAACACGGTGCGGACCTCGTCGGGCGTGCCGTGAACAAACGGCAGCGCCTCGCACACGGCATCGCGCAAATCGAACGTTGTATTCATCGTATGGTTCCCGCGCCGGTGAACGATCGATTTCGCGATGCGCTGCGCGGGCCTCACGTCGCCGTAGTCGCGCAAGACGCGGACAAGCGCCCGCTCGGGGCACGTGGCGAGAAACTCGCGCGCGGTTGTCGTCTGCGTCGTGTCCTGGCGCATATCGAGTGGACCTTCGTACTGAAACGAGAACCCGCGTCGGGGATCGTCCAACTGCATACTCGACACCCCTGCGTCGATGAGGACGCCGTCAACGGGACCCACCTTCAACTCCGACAACACCCGACTAAGGTCGCCGTAGTTACTTTGCACTACCTCGGCGCACCCGAACGATTTCAGCCGCTCGCGCGCGCGCTCCACGGCGAGCGGATCGCGATCGAGCGCGATTAACCTTCCATTCGTCAGGCGCCGGCAAATGAGTTCGGCGTGTCCACCGAAACCCACCGTACAGTCCACGTAAGTCCCGCCGGGCCGTATGCGCAAGTACTCGAGCGCCGGGCCGGGGAGAACGGGGACGTGCACCCCTTAGGCCGCTTCCTGGAATTGGCCGATCGCCTGCGTCTCGCTCTCGAACGAATCGAACAACGAACTCACGCCGACCATGCGGAACAACCGCTGTGCGTAAAGGTTCATGCCCACGAGCTTCAGGTCGCCGCTTAAGGCGCGCAGTTTGCGCAATCGCTCGACAAGGACGCCAACGCCCATGTAGCTGATGAAGCGCACGCCGCTCAGGTTCATGATGAGCTGGTGCCGGCCTTCCGCAAGGCATTCGTACATGGATGTGCGCAGCGCGTCCACGCCGCCTTCGTCAATGTCTCCCGCCAACCGCAGCACCGTGACCGTCCCAATGTCCTTCCGCTCGATTTTCATGCCTTTACCCACCTGTTAGGTTGCGGCGCCCACTGTGCCGCGGCTCGCGAACAGTGGAGGCGCCAGTTCTTCGTACAATGACGTGTTCCGCCTCTTGAACTCGGCCCACGCCGCCTTGTCCCACACCTCGAGGTGATCGTCTACGCCGATCACCACCGCATCCTTTTGAATGCCCGCATGCTCCCGCAAGTGTTGCGGCAACGGCATACGACCCTGTGGGTCTGGACGGGCATCTTCTGCTAGACTGAAGAACATGCGGCGGAAGGCCAACGCCTGTGCGTGGTCGTCGCCCGTCCGCCCGGCGTTTTGCCGGAGGGCGACCCATCCGTCTCGGTCAAATAGGAGAATAGAATGGTTGTCACCGGGGGCCATGTACCACGTGTCGTGACCCATGGCGCGGGCGGTCTCGCGGATACGGCTGGGCATGACGATTCGGCATTTTTCGTCGAGCTTTACGTCCCAGAGGCCGTAGTATCCGGTCAGGCCAGCCATATACCCTCTTGGCACCCCAATGTGCCCTAGTGACGCCAAATCGTACCCTATCGTTCCCCAATCTGTCAACAGAAAAATCAGGGGCTGTGGTGTTCCTACCCTTTGATACTCAATGGTTTACGACACCAGAAGCCCCATATACCACAACATATTGTGGCCGATATCCGCGACTCAAAAATTGTGCTACTAAATATGGGCGCTCTGTGCCTGACTAAACTGCGAAATTCAGACAAAACATGAACTTTGGCAGCCTCGAAGTGTAAGGCTATGGGGCTGACGACCTTAAGTAAGCGCCATCGGACGGCGCGGGATGGGAGGAACCAATGGGAATGATAGGATTAGCTCTCTTGGTGATGGCATTCGCCGACGCCGAATCAGAAGCGGAAGTTGCAGTTCCGCCGGTACGCGCGCTCATCGTTACCGGCGGCCACGATTTCGAGCGGCCGCAGTTCTTCGCCATGTTCGACAGCATGTCCGGCATTACGTGGAAAGAGGTTGTCCACCCCGAGGCGAACAAGCAATTCACCCCGGAAGCCGCGCGGGAGTACGACGTCATCGTGTTGTACGACATGTGGCAGGACATAACGGACGAACAAAAGCAGCAGTTCGTACAGCGCGTGAAAGACGACGGAAAAGGGCTCGTCGCATTGCACCACTGTCTGGTCAGTTACCAGAAATGGCCGGAGTTCCGCGTGATGATTGGGGGACAGTTCACCTTCGATGTCGTCGAAATCGACGGCAAGAAATATGGGCCAAACACCTTTGATCATGACCAGAGTTTTCGCGTGCAGATTGTGGACCCGGCCGATCCGGTCACGAAGGGAATGACGGATTTCGATCTTGTAGACGAAACGTACGGTGGGTACTACGTCGCGAACGACGTGAAGCCGTTGCTGAAAGTCGATCACCCCAAGAGTGCCCCGATCATCGGCTGGTCGAAAACTTATGGGAAGGGGCGGGTCGTCTACCTCCAGTCCGGGCACGACCACACGTCGTTTGACCACAAAGACTTTCGGGCGCTGGTGCGAAATGCGCTTCTGTGGACCGCGGCTAAATCGGAAAAGTAATTTGGCCAGGACGTATCGGCGCAGCCGCCGTCGCTTTCTTCTGCAACTGCATATTTTCCAATCATTTCCGCCCGAAGTACGCATGAGTGTGAGATACTATGGAGTGGTGTGCGATTGATCGTGTTTTGGCACGCGCCTACAATGGACGTCGGTAGGCAATGTAAACGGTGCGAACCGTGGTGAGGCAACGGGCCATGCATACGGTACGACGTGGACTCTACGCATTGTTGTTGGGCGCCGCCCTGGCTCTTGCCGGCGACGAGGCGGCCGGACCGACCCCCTACATCACTGCCGTGCGCCTCGAAGGCATGGTCGACGACGGAATGACCGTCCTTGTGACGCGCGCGTTGCGCGAGGTCGCAGACTCGAAGGCGATTGTGTTTATCGTGGACACTCCGGGCGGGCGAGTCGATTCCGCGATTCAAATTGTCGA is a window from the Candidatus Hydrogenedentota bacterium genome containing:
- a CDS encoding STAS domain-containing protein, which translates into the protein MKIERKDIGTVTVLRLAGDIDEGGVDALRTSMYECLAEGRHQLIMNLSGVRFISYMGVGVLVERLRKLRALSGDLKLVGMNLYAQRLFRMVGVSSLFDSFESETQAIGQFQEAA
- a CDS encoding ThuA domain-containing protein, with product MIGLALLVMAFADAESEAEVAVPPVRALIVTGGHDFERPQFFAMFDSMSGITWKEVVHPEANKQFTPEAAREYDVIVLYDMWQDITDEQKQQFVQRVKDDGKGLVALHHCLVSYQKWPEFRVMIGGQFTFDVVEIDGKKYGPNTFDHDQSFRVQIVDPADPVTKGMTDFDLVDETYGGYYVANDVKPLLKVDHPKSAPIIGWSKTYGKGRVVYLQSGHDHTSFDHKDFRALVRNALLWTAAKSEK
- the rsmH gene encoding 16S rRNA (cytosine(1402)-N(4))-methyltransferase RsmH, coding for MHVPVLPGPALEYLRIRPGGTYVDCTVGFGGHAELICRRLTNGRLIALDRDPLAVERARERLKSFGCAEVVQSNYGDLSRVLSELKVGPVDGVLIDAGVSSMQLDDPRRGFSFQYEGPLDMRQDTTQTTTAREFLATCPERALVRVLRDYGDVRPAQRIAKSIVHRRGNHTMNTTFDLRDAVCEALPFVHGTPDEVRTVFQAIRIAVNDEYAHLEAGIRAGVDALAPEGRIVVISFHSGEDRIVKSVFRDASHASRTFRADGRTDTVTPPRLRVLTPKPITADDEELIANPRAHSAKLRAAERIREDAAA